In Salmo salar chromosome ssa03, Ssal_v3.1, whole genome shotgun sequence, a single genomic region encodes these proteins:
- the LOC106601234 gene encoding uncharacterized protein, with protein sequence MAKKTCNPGTTWDKLLITCVSLTRPQPKATTESPPVKWSSDVPPQYDPAVSPAVWISVVVVVNVSILAMFLWFIIYKMQTRRNHTAGEPEAGLNPPAKALPPVEGDCTAAVVQREEEAPPACPQLNAGPQTCFRQEVSTYSGASGCGSLGEVGGMFMCNGLREHWIPLPATELGDAALVTTKTVQCSD encoded by the exons ATGGCAAAGAAGACCTGTAATCCGGGCACAACGTGGGACAAACTGCTCATCACCTGTGTCAGCTTGACAAGGCCTCAGCCAAAGGCAACCACAG AATCCCCACCTGTAAAATGGAGTAGCGATGTTCCTCCCCAGTACGACCCGGCAGTGAGTCCAGCTGTCTGGATATCAGTGGTAGTCGTAGTGAACGTCTCCATCCTGGCAATGTTTCTATGGTTCATCATATACAAAATGCAGACAAGGCGCAATCACACTGCAG GTGAACCAGAGGCAGGACTTAACCCTCCAGCTAAAGCCCTGCCACCTGTGGAGGGAGACTGTACAGCAGCCGTggtacagagagaggaggaggcccCTCCAGCCTGTCCTCAGCTGAACGCTGGGCCCCAAACATGCTTCAGGCAGGAGGTGTCCACCTACAGCGGTGCTTCAGGGTGTGGCTCTCTTGGGGAGGTCGGTGGCATGTTCATGTGCAATGGTCTGAGGGAGCATTGGATCCCACTTCCTGCCACTGAGCTGGGGGATGCTGCTTTGGTGACCACCAAGACTGTGCAATGCTCCGACTGA